A single region of the Moorena sp. SIOASIH genome encodes:
- a CDS encoding VWA domain-containing protein: MSNPPLDVTITPHREFLPADTPEQKLFVMLKLRPTKDVAVQLPSTSFAFVIDTSGSMYEVVEGDTKPTGRVYTQDGNNYEEVTGGKTKIDIVIESLLSLVESNQLGGSDRIAIIQFDDQASTIVGLTPATQTIELEAGIEKLRNYSGGTCMGEGMEQTLTMLSGQTMTSRRALIFTDGQAFDEQECRELAKQFAENGIPITALGVGDYNEDLLINLSDTTAGHLHHIVSGHATGTDVAIRDLPQILFREFSQAQQEVINNLTLTAKTVKGVKLTRVVRAYPDQAEFPLIQNPYLIGTAIANDETVFILEFTIDSHASSRVRIAQLGLTYDIPGQNRRGELPPQNLVVQFVPSYSGAAQVDPEVMGYVQQCNISQLVTQATRLADSNPEEAGKLLDTARRMTVRIGNQAMLESLNQAQDELRKTRKISPGTRKTIKMGSRGKTIKMSGDINSELSEEQIRNLSGT; encoded by the coding sequence ATGAGTAATCCACCCCTAGATGTAACAATCACTCCTCATCGTGAATTTCTGCCTGCGGATACCCCAGAGCAGAAACTATTTGTGATGTTGAAACTGCGACCAACAAAAGATGTGGCAGTCCAGCTACCCTCAACTAGTTTTGCTTTTGTGATCGATACCAGTGGTTCCATGTATGAAGTGGTGGAAGGGGACACAAAACCCACAGGCAGAGTTTACACACAGGATGGAAACAACTATGAGGAAGTGACAGGTGGTAAAACCAAGATCGATATTGTGATTGAGTCACTGTTAAGTTTAGTGGAGTCTAACCAGTTAGGTGGAAGCGATCGCATTGCCATTATCCAATTTGACGACCAAGCCTCTACTATTGTTGGACTAACACCAGCAACTCAAACTATCGAGTTAGAAGCAGGGATTGAGAAACTCCGTAACTACAGTGGTGGCACCTGCATGGGAGAAGGGATGGAGCAGACCCTGACTATGCTCTCCGGTCAAACTATGACCAGTCGTCGTGCTTTAATCTTTACTGATGGTCAAGCCTTTGATGAACAAGAATGTCGGGAACTCGCGAAACAATTTGCCGAAAACGGTATCCCGATTACAGCCTTGGGAGTTGGTGACTACAATGAAGACTTACTGATCAACCTCAGCGATACTACCGCTGGTCACCTTCACCATATCGTTTCAGGACATGCCACAGGTACTGATGTGGCCATTAGGGACTTACCCCAAATCCTGTTTAGAGAATTTAGCCAAGCCCAACAGGAAGTGATTAATAACCTTACCCTTACTGCCAAGACAGTTAAGGGGGTAAAACTCACCCGTGTTGTCCGGGCTTACCCTGATCAAGCGGAATTTCCCCTGATTCAAAACCCCTATCTGATTGGCACCGCTATCGCTAATGATGAAACAGTCTTTATTCTGGAATTCACCATCGACAGTCACGCCAGCTCCCGTGTACGTATTGCTCAACTTGGTTTAACCTACGATATTCCAGGACAAAATCGCCGGGGTGAACTGCCACCTCAAAATCTCGTAGTTCAATTTGTTCCTAGTTACAGCGGAGCGGCACAAGTAGACCCGGAAGTAATGGGTTATGTACAACAGTGCAATATTTCTCAGCTAGTCACTCAAGCCACCAGACTGGCTGATAGTAATCCCGAAGAAGCAGGAAAACTCTTAGATACTGCCCGTCGGATGACAGTTAGGATTGGCAACCAAGCCATGCTTGAATCTCTCAATCAAGCTCAAGACGAGTTACGCAAAACTCGCAAGATTTCTCCTGGAACTCGTAAAACCATCAAAATGGGTTCCAGAGGTAAGACTATCAAAATGAGTGGAGATATTAATAGTGAACTTTCAGAAGAACAGATTCGTAACCTCTCGGGAACTTAG
- a CDS encoding vWA domain-containing protein, whose amino-acid sequence MKKKSIALSTTIVSWTRKLSLLILCAGCLTYSRVVQAQEAKIVNATVDNEQVKIRIQVKNEYDQPVTNLTDENFQVYVNNDQVTFKPKHWKNPTEAEQPSAWIIFLLDMSGSMKYPDKPGSSQSKLKGAIAAIREFIKNTADRSSDTQVAIIPFGEPHPKNCPKGGYPVNEAILNKFFAVGDPELQNYLDELASKRPCAATNVYEPLSRAVNFLSKTRDDPRFYPKKKFLWQSQPQQPRLSIILLSDGYHSTSEKEAEKQDFERLKRLIKINDNIIVHTLGYGLKPGELGDKYGLGREATRDDARTGRVPAEEFVDRDRLDEISRTTGGICQISGNAQAVGDALKVFLDALLGEYQITYTDPNPIRAERHQVQVKVDSRHVSTERSEPKPYRITSFGWSLPFPIRLTMFVGTFFVMGVGGAVPFYFWGQYLKREELED is encoded by the coding sequence ATGAAGAAAAAATCTATCGCTTTGTCTACTACAATCGTTTCTTGGACCCGCAAGCTTAGTTTACTAATATTGTGTGCAGGTTGTCTCACTTATTCTAGGGTAGTACAGGCACAAGAAGCGAAAATTGTTAATGCCACAGTTGACAATGAACAGGTTAAAATTCGCATCCAAGTCAAAAATGAATATGACCAACCTGTCACCAATCTCACCGATGAAAATTTCCAGGTCTATGTAAATAATGATCAAGTTACCTTTAAGCCCAAGCATTGGAAAAATCCCACAGAAGCTGAGCAGCCTTCGGCCTGGATTATCTTCCTACTGGACATGAGTGGCAGTATGAAATATCCCGATAAACCAGGCTCTAGCCAAAGCAAACTTAAAGGAGCCATTGCAGCGATTCGGGAATTTATCAAAAATACAGCAGATCGCAGTAGTGATACTCAAGTGGCAATTATTCCCTTTGGTGAACCCCATCCCAAAAATTGCCCCAAGGGTGGCTATCCTGTTAATGAAGCAATACTCAATAAATTTTTTGCTGTAGGAGACCCCGAACTCCAAAACTATCTTGATGAGCTTGCCAGTAAAAGACCCTGTGCTGCCACTAATGTCTACGAACCCCTTTCTAGAGCAGTAAATTTCTTAAGTAAGACCAGAGATGACCCTCGCTTCTATCCGAAAAAAAAGTTTTTATGGCAATCTCAGCCTCAACAGCCCCGACTCTCGATTATTCTTCTATCTGATGGTTATCACAGTACATCGGAAAAAGAAGCAGAAAAACAGGACTTTGAAAGACTCAAGAGACTGATCAAAATCAATGACAATATTATTGTGCATACTTTGGGGTATGGCTTAAAACCTGGAGAATTGGGAGACAAATATGGGCTTGGTCGAGAAGCTACCCGCGATGATGCTAGGACAGGTAGAGTACCAGCAGAAGAGTTCGTAGACCGCGATCGCTTAGACGAAATTTCCAGGACTACGGGAGGAATTTGCCAAATTTCGGGAAATGCTCAGGCAGTTGGGGATGCCTTGAAAGTATTCCTTGATGCTCTGCTCGGTGAGTATCAAATCACCTACACTGACCCCAACCCCATACGGGCGGAAAGGCATCAAGTTCAGGTTAAAGTTGATTCCCGGCATGTTTCCACAGAACGCTCTGAACCTAAACCTTACAGAATTACCTCCTTTGGGTGGTCACTTCCCTTCCCGATCAGACTGACCATGTTTGTGGGTACTTTCTTCGTCATGGGAGTTGGAGGTGCAGTGCCATTTTACTTTTGGGGACAATATCTAAAGCGAGAAGAACTTGAAGATTAA
- a CDS encoding FHA domain-containing protein has protein sequence MGNYDIKTFQNWRNKLNRVSPGFVERASRVEQASCLCQFPGRLSQPHPTQLPIPCSLFPVPCSLFPLYKFNNQGVISMITCSICGYDKNPEGTEFCEACGSELPFQTQVATQSQAPTLIQPLEPDPWKTIPAQPIDSPVPITPPQPQPFIPPTPPITNTALIARLIAKQADAPIPEFWLDDNNLIGIFDPDMGPVDIDLEEFVGNETVSRHHAEIYLEGGQWKIQDLGSTNGVFIKPAGKTRFNAKITRPETINPGDEIAIAKIRFLFQSP, from the coding sequence ATGGGTAATTATGACATCAAGACCTTCCAAAATTGGCGAAATAAACTTAACCGCGTAAGTCCTGGTTTTGTGGAACGGGCATCAAGGGTGGAACAGGCATCTTGCCTGTGTCAATTCCCAGGCAGGCTTTCCCAACCGCACCCTACGCAACTCCCTATTCCCTGTTCCCTGTTCCCTGTTCCCTGTTCCCTATTCCCTTTATATAAATTTAATAACCAAGGAGTGATATCAATGATTACCTGCTCAATTTGTGGCTATGATAAAAACCCAGAAGGAACAGAATTCTGTGAGGCTTGTGGTTCTGAATTACCATTCCAAACCCAAGTAGCAACTCAATCTCAAGCACCAACCCTAATCCAACCTCTTGAGCCGGATCCCTGGAAAACTATACCAGCACAACCTATTGATTCGCCTGTACCAATCACCCCACCCCAACCCCAGCCCTTTATACCTCCAACTCCTCCTATTACTAATACTGCTTTAATAGCGAGACTGATTGCTAAGCAAGCTGATGCTCCTATCCCAGAATTCTGGCTAGATGATAACAATCTTATCGGCATCTTTGACCCAGATATGGGACCTGTTGATATTGACTTAGAGGAATTTGTCGGTAACGAGACAGTCTCCCGCCACCACGCAGAAATTTATCTAGAGGGAGGGCAATGGAAAATCCAAGACCTTGGTTCTACCAATGGTGTTTTTATCAAGCCTGCTGGTAAAACGCGCTTCAATGCCAAAATTACCCGACCGGAAACCATTAATCCTGGAGATGAAATTGCGATCGCTAAAATTCGTTTCCTCTTCCAAAGCCCCTAA